Proteins encoded in a region of the Devosia sp. RR2S18 genome:
- a CDS encoding response regulator — MSKTILTIDDSASIRQMVSMTLQSAGLDVVEAINGADGYTKATSQTVHAVITDLNMPVMNGIEFIRKYREHPSSKGVPIILLTTESNEDLKRQAKEAGATGWIVKPFKQDQLLAVIKKVTGA; from the coding sequence ATGAGCAAGACCATTCTCACCATCGATGACTCTGCATCCATTCGCCAGATGGTGTCGATGACCCTGCAGAGCGCAGGCCTGGATGTCGTTGAAGCCATCAATGGCGCCGACGGCTACACCAAGGCGACGTCGCAGACGGTGCACGCGGTCATCACCGATCTCAATATGCCGGTGATGAACGGCATCGAGTTCATCCGCAAGTATCGCGAGCACCCCTCGAGCAAGGGCGTGCCGATCATCCTTTTGACCACCGAGTCCAACGAGGACCTCAAGCGCCAGGCCAAGGAAGCGGGTGCGACCGGCTGGATCGTGAAGCCGTTCAAGCAGGACCAACTCCTCGCCGTCATCAAGAAGGTTACGGGCGCATGA